The Cellulosimicrobium cellulans genome contains the following window.
AGGCGCGGAGCCCGTCAGCCCGAGGAACGCACCGAGCTCTTCCACGCCCCGCGGCGAGTGCGGCAGCACGTCGGTGAGCGCGGGCGACCGCACGACGACCGCGCGCCACTGCGCCCGCGAGACCGCGACGTTGACGCGGTGCCGCGACAGCAGGAACCCGAGGCCGCGCGAGGCGTCCCGGCCCGAGGACGCGGCGAGCGTCACGACGACGACCGGCGCCTCCTTGCCCTGGAACCGGTCGACCGTGCCGACCTCGACGTCCGGGTGGCCCGCGGCCCCGAGCGCCGCGCGCACCGCCCACACCTGCGCGTTGTACGCCGCGACGACCAGGACGTCGCCCTGCTCGAGGGGACGTTCCTCCGTGGCCCCGTCGACCGTCGTCGTCCACGACCGACCGAGGACGGTCTCGACCTGCCGGACGACCTCTGCCGCCTCCTCCGGAGACCGCACCGAGTTCCCGGTGTGCTCCACGAGCACCTGCTCGACCCCGGGTGGCACGCCGTCGAGGTGCCGGGCCGCGGTGAGCGGGTGCGCGTGGAGCTTGTCCTCGTACGCGAGCGTCGAGACGGCGCGCGCGAGGCGCGGGTGCAGGCGCCACGTCACGGGGAGGAAGTAGCCACGCCGTGCGGGCAGCACCCCGTGACCGTCAGCGAGCCACCCGAGCGCCGACCGGTCGACGGGCTCCGGGTGGCGGCCCTGGCTCACCTGCGGGAGCTGCTGCGGGTCGCCGAGCAGGAGGAGGCGGCGCGCGGCGCGCGACACCGCGACGGTGGTCGCGAGCGAGAGCTGGCCGGCCTCGTCGACGACGAGCAGGTCGAGCGTGCCGGCCGGGAGCCGGTCCGCCGCGAAGTCCCAGGCGGTGCCGCCGACGACGCGCGGCCCCGGCTGCGTCGCGAACGCCGCGAGGTGGGTGCCGTCGAGCTCGTCGTACACGGCGCGCGCCGACGGGCCGTCCGCCGCGACCTTCTTCGCCACGACCTCGCGCGGGACGCCCGCCCCGAGCACGATCGCCCGCAGCATGTTCTCGACGACCGCGTGCGACTGCGCGACGACCCCGACGCGCCAGCCCTGGGCGACGAGCCGGGCGACCACGCGCGACCCCACGTACGTCTTGCCCGTCCCGGGCGGCCCCTGGACCGCGAGGTACGAGTCGTCGAGCCGTTCGACGGCGGTCGTGACCGCCGTGACGACGTCGCCGTCCACGACGGGCGGGAGCCCGGGACCGGCCGGTCCGTCGGCACCTGCCGGGACGTGCGCGCCGGCTGATCGTGCGGCGGTCTCCGGCGCGAGCCGTGGGGGTCGTCGCAGGAGCACGTCGGTCGCGGCGTCGAGCGGCAGCGTCCCTGTCGTCCGCCACGCCTGGAGCGCGCCCCGGGCGGCGGCCTCCGCAGCCGCCTCGAGCGGCTTGGCGCTCGGGCCGGGCGACGGGGTGAGCGCGACGGGGGTCGCGTCGAACGGCTCGGCGCCGGTCGGGAGCTGCTCGCGCACGACCAGCACGTCCCGCTCGCCCGCGGGCGTCGCGCGACGTGCCGCGTCGACGACCGACGCCCCCGTGAGCCAGCCCCGCACCCCGTCGGCGGCGGTCTTGGCGCACGGCGGCAGCGGCGGGTCGTAGAGCAGGTACGGCGCCACGCCGACGCGCAGGTCGCTGCCCTCGGGCAGCCGGCCCACGAGCGCCAGGCGGCGCGACCACGTCCGGCGCCCCGGCTCGACCTCCCAGCCCGAGACGACCTCGGCCTGCTCGACGAGGAACGCGTTGCGGCGCCCCAGCCACTCGTCCACCGGGAGCGAGAGCCGCGAGTAGTGCTCGTGCCAGAACGGCTTCGCCTCACGCCGGAAGTACCCCGCCGCCGCGCCGTACAGCGCGAGCGCCCCCTCGCCGGCGCCGCGCCGGGCCCGGTCCTCCCCCACCACCTCCCGGATCTCCTCCTCCAGCACCACCGCGGACGGCCGCTCCCGCACGGCGACCCCGTCCGCCGAAGCCTCCCCACGGCCGTCAGCCGCGGACTCGCCCCAGGGAGAGGCGACGGACGCAGCGGGGTCGGGGGAGACGCGCGCCGTCGTGGCGGGCCTGGCGGGAGCATCCGAGGGACGAGGATGCGGATGGTAGACGGCGCGCGTCTCCCCCGACCCCGCACCCAGGCCGACCATCGCGTCGTCACGAGCAGCGACCGCACGCCGCAACCACTCCCCCAGCCGCAGCGTCGACACGCAGTCGTACCGGTTGTAGTCCGCGATCCCGCGGAGCAGCTCGTCCGCCGCGTCGTCGCGGCCGGCCTCGCGCAGCGCGGTGTACTCCGCGTACGCGACGACGGACGCGGCGGCGGTGGTCACGTCGCCGGTGCGCAGCTCGTCGCCCATGTAGAGCGGCTCGAGCTTCTTGATCGACCGGGACCTGTCGGAGACGTGGAGCGCCTGGCGCACCACCGCGTACAGGTCGACGAGCACGCCGTCGCGCAGGAGGTCGTCGACCTCCTCCTCGTACACGCCGTGCCGCGCGGCGATGGCGAGCAGGTGCGCGCGCTCGTAGTCGGCGTAGTGGTAGACGTGCAGGTCCGGGTACGTGCGGCGGCGCGCGTTGACGTGGTCGACGAACGCGACGAGGGCGTCGCGCTCCGCCGCGAGGTCGTGCGCCCACAGCGCGTGGAAGGGCGGGCGGTCCGCGGGCGCCGCGGGACGCTCGACCCAGCCGAACAGGTAGTCGAGGCCCCAGCTCGTGCCGCCCTCGTCCGTCCACAGCGGGTCGCCCTCGAAGTCGAAGAAGACGTCACCGGGGCTCGGCGCGGGCAGCGCGAGCACGGGCGCCGGGTCGTCGATACGCCACGAGAGCTCGTGCGGACCCGAGGCGTCGGCCCACACGACCGTCCCGTCGGAGGGCCCGGTGCCGAGCTGGAGCGCCGCCTGGCGTCGGACCTTCGCGAACGCGGACCGGCTCATGCCGTCGGGCACGGGTGTCTCGTCGGTCGCGGCGGCGAGCTGGTCGATCGTGCGGATCCCCGCGGCGTGCAGCCGTGCGCGCTGCGACTCGTACACCCCGCCCACGAGCAGCACGTCGCGGTGGGCGTCGATCTGCGCCCGGCAGTCGTCGCAGCGCCCGCACGCCCGGACGGCGGGGTCGTCCCAGGGGGCGCGGCCGTCGCGCGCGACGTGCTCGGCCGTGAGCCGCACGAGCCGGTCGCGACGGTCCCGGAACACGGGCAGGAGGTCCGCGAGGCGGTGCGACGTGCGCTCGCGCGTGCCGAGGACGAGGGAGACGTCGGGGTCGACGGGAACGCCCGCAGCCTGGAGCTGGTCGCCGTACGCGGCGAGCTGGAGGAGCGCGGGGACCTTGGCGCGCCGTGCGAGCTTCGTGTCGACGACGGCGTAGCGGGCCGTCCCCGCGTCGTCGGTGCCGGTCCGGACGAGGAAGTCCGCGCGCCCGTGGAAGGAGCCGTCGAAGAAGGCCGCCTGGTGCACGACGTCGGCGCCGGCCTCGAGCGCGGCGAGCGTGCGCGCCTGCGCGGCCACGAGTTCGTCCCAGGAGACCCCGCGGGGCGGCTCGAGCCGGACGACGCCGCGGCCCGTCGTCGGGTCGAACGCGCCGTGCTCGGTCTCGAAGCGTGCGAGGACCTCGCGCTCGTGCCGCGCGCCGAGCGCGGCGGTGCGCGCGAGCATCGCGTCCTCTCCCGCGTCGTGGCGCGGCGCCCGGCCGAGCTGCTCGTCGAGACGGCACAGGAGCCGGTACTCGCAGTCGGCGGCGACGACGAGGTCGCTCGCCGAGTGCACGAGGACACGCTCGCGCGCGGGGGCGCCGCCGGGGGCGGTCCGGCCGGGGTCTGCCGCGGCGGTCCGCAGCGCCGGCTCGTCGACGAGGAACACGCGCACCTCCGGGTCGGGGACGATCGCCGCCGGGGCGGGAGCGGGGCCGCCTCGCCGGTCTGCCTCCGTTCTACCAGCGACCACCCACGTCGCCGCGCGGCCGGACGCGGTGCTGCCCGGGCCACGGCCGGGTCACGACGGGTTCAGGCGTCGGCCCACGGCCGGTGCGATTCGTGCCGGAGGCCACGACTCCCCTACTGTTCCCGTCGAACCCGGAGCCCCGTCGAGACCCCGCGTCCCCGTCGACCGCGCACCGGGCGCTACCGAAGGAGGACCCATGGCCGTGCGGTTCGTACCGCCCCCGGGGTGGCCCGTCCCCGAGGGCTTCACCCCCACGACCGACTGGCACCCGGACCCGTCCTGGCCGGCCCCGCCCCCGGGCTGGGTGTTCTGGGAGGACGCGGGGGCCTCCGCGTCCCCGCTCCCCGTGCCCCTCCCGGACGCGCCGGTGCTCCGCTCGACCGAGCCCCTGCCCACGGGGCCGACGCGCTCTGAGCCCGTACCCTCCGCGGGCGGGGCGCCGACCCGCCGGTCGCTGCGGGAGCGCTCGTCCGGCGCGACCCCGGCGGTGAGCGTGACCGGGGTGGTCGGCGCGCACCCCGCGGGCCCTGCGGCCGACGCGACGCACGTGGCGACGCTCGCCCCGGTCGCGACGGGCGCCGTCGACGACCACCCGGTCGCCAGCTCGACGATGATCCTCCCCGCGCTCGGGGCGCTGCTCGACGACCCGGCCGCGCGGCCCCCGGTCGCCGGCGTGGCCCCGACGGTCTCAGCCGGAGCCGCGCGCTCCGGCGTGGTTCCCGTCGGCCCGACGCCCGCCGGCCCGGCCACGGCACCGGCGCGCGCGACGGCGAACCCGACGCGCGCCCCCGGCGGCGTCGGCCCGCTCGCGCTCCCCGGCGCCGACGACGACGAGGACGCAGCCCCCGACCGCGGCCGCCGATGGCTCGTCCCGACCGCCGTCGGCCTCGCGGGCGTCGCCCTCGGCCTGCTCGTCGGCATCGGCCTGACGCTCTCCGCGCAGGGGGAGGCGCAGCGCGAGAAGGCCGAGGCGCAGCGCGTGCAGAGCGAGGTCGCGGCCGAGCGCGAGCAGCTCGAGTCGGAGCGCGCCGACCTGGAGGCTCAGCGCGCCGAGCTCGACGCGGCGACGACCCAGCTCACCGAGCGCGAGGCGGCGATCACGAAGGCCGAGGAGGACGCCGCCAAGCGGTCGCAGGAGCTGGACGACCGGCAGAAGAAGCAGGACGACCGCGACCAGCAGGACCAGCCCGGCAACGGGAACAACGGCAACAACGGGAACAACGGCAACACCGACGACGGCAGCTGGGACTGGGGCGACTGGGGCTGGTGAGACCGCGGTGGTCCCCGCGAGCCCGGGGCTCACTTCTCCGGGTCGGGGTGCTCGGCGAGGTGCGCGTAGCGGCTGAGGATGCGCGGCCACCCCGTGAAGCGCGACCGCACGCGCTCGCTGCCGGGCGCCCAGCCGCCGTGCTCGAACCGCACGGCGGTCCCGCTCGCGCTCGGCCGCAGGTCGACCCGGACGAGCGATGCCCGGCCGGGCGGCTGGCCCGGGGTGAACGTGTGCGCGAGGTGGGTCGCCCGCTCCCACAGGGTCACGCGTCCCCACACCTTTTCGTCGGTGCCGTGGGACGCGACGACGCGGCCGCCGACCACCGGTTCGACGACGAGCCCGGAGAACGACCCGGCGTCGTCCGTGTAGCCGGGCGGCCACCACTCCGCGATCCGGTCGACGTACGTGTCGAAGGCGACCTCGACGGGGCATGCGAGGCGGAGCTCGTGGACGATCGGGGCGAGGCTCATGCGGTCCTCCCGGGGACGGCCCGGACGCGACGACGAACTCGGGTCAGCAGCATTGAACTGCGCCGCTCCGCGTCCCGCCACCGGTGACCCACGGCGGCCGGATCTTCACGAACGTCTCCACGAACGCCTCACGGACACGTCACCGCTTCCGGTCGCGGAACGCACGTCCCTCACAGAAGGTGGGAGGCGTGCTGACGCGATCCCTCTCCCACACCCGCTCCCACGCCTCGGACGACGAGACCCCGATCTACGACGCGCTCGTGGTCGAGCACGAGAACATGCTGCCGCTCGTGCACCTGGGCCGGGCGCTCAGCGGGGAGATGGTCACGGTCGCGCGCCCCACCGGTCTCTCGCCCCGGCTCCTCGCGGCGCACGACGCCCCCGCACTGCCGCGCCGCCGTCGCGCGGGCTGAGGGCCCCCCTCCCTACAGCACGTGCGCGAGGAACGACCGCGTGCGCTCGTGCTGCGGGTCGCCGAGCACCTGGTCGGGCGTGCCCTGCTCGACGATGACGCCCTCGTCCATGAAGACGACGGCGTCCGCGACCTCGCGCGCGAACCCGATCTCGTGCGTCACGACCATCATCGTCATGCCGGACCGCGCGAGGTCGCGCATGACGGCGAGCACCTCGCCGACGAGCTCGGGGTCGAGCGCCGACGTCGGCTCGTCGAACAGCATGAGCTCGGGCTCCATGGCGAGCGCCCGCGCGATCGCCACGCGCTGCTGCTGGCCGCCGGAGAGCTGCGCCGGGTAGTGGTCGGCGCGGTCGGCGAGGCCGACGCGCTCCAGGAGCTCGGTCGCCCGTGCGCGCGCGGCCGCCTTCCCGAGCCCCTGCACCTGCACCGGCGCCTCCGCGACGTTCTCGAGCGCGGTCATGTGCGGGAACAGGTTGAAGCGCTGGAACACCATGCCGATGCGCGAGCGCTGGCGCGCGACGACCTTGGGGTGGAGGCGGTGCAGGCGGGTGCGCCCGTCCTTGGTCACCTCGCGGTAGCCCATGAGCTCGCCGTCGACGCGGATGCGCCCGCCCGTGATCTCCTCGAGCTCGTTGACGCAGCGCAGGAGCGTCGACTTGCCCGAGCCCGACGGCCCCAGGACGACGCACACCGACCCGCGCGGGACCTCGAGGTCCACGCCCCGGAGCACGTGCAGGTCGCCGAACATCTTGTGCAGGCCCTCGACCTGCACCATCGGCGTGCTCGTGCCAGCCTGCGCCCGGTCGTCCGTGCGGCCGGCCGCCGAGGATGCCGCGTCGTGCGTCCCGCTCACGGGGTCACCTCCAGGAAGGGGTCGTCCTTGGTCGTGCCGGACGCCGCGATGAGGTCCTGCTTGCTGGGCTTCCGGCGTCCGCCGCCCGTGCCTCTCGGCCCGCGCCCACGGCGTCGGGCCGCGGTCTGCGTGCCGAACCCGCGGCCGTAGTACCGCTCGATGTAGTGCTGGCCCACCATGAGGACGCTCGTGATGAGCAGGTACCAGATCGCGGCGACCATGAGCAGCGGGATCGGCAGGAAGAGCCGGTTGCCGATCGCGTTGGTCGAGTACTGCAGGTCGAGCGTGAACGGCACCGCGAGCACGAGCGACGTCGTCTTGAGCAGGGAGATCGTCTCGTTGCCCGTCGGGGGCACGATGACGCGCATCGCCTGCGGCAGCACGATGCGCCGGAGGATCTTGCCGTCCTTCATGCCGAGCGCCTTGGCCGCCTCGGTCTGGCCCGGGTCGACGGACCCGAGGCCCGCACGGACGATCTCCGCGAGGTACGCGGCCTCGTTGAGCGAGAGCCCGATGAGCGCGCACACGAACGCCGTGAACAGGTCCGCCGTGCGGAACTCGAAGAACTCGGGGCCGAACGGGATGCCGAGGCTCAGACGCGGGTAGAGCACCGAGACCAGGCCCCAGAACACGAGCTGGGTGTAGATCGGGGTGCCGCGGAAGAACCAGATGTAGCCCCAGCTCACCGACTTCATGACGGGGTTGTCCGACCGTCGCATGATCGCGAGCAGCACGGCGAGCACGATCGCGATCGCCATCGAGCAGAACGTCAGCACGAGCGTCCAGCCCACGCCGCGCACGACCGTCACGTCGCGGAAGTAGAGCCAGACGACGTCCCAGCGGAACTTCTCGTTCGTCAGCAGCGCGTTCGCGGCCATCGCGGCGAGGACCAGCAGCACGACGGCGGAGATCCACCGGCCGGGCCGCGGGACGGGTCGGGCGTGGATGCGGTCGGGGACCGGGTCGTCGCCCGGTGCGCCGGCGGCGTCGCCGCCGGGTGTCCTACCGGTCATGGTGCACCTCGGGGTGTCGGGGCTCGGGGCACGAGCCGGGCCGCGCGGACGGCGTCGTCCGTGCAGGCGTCCAGTGTGCCGGTCGCGGGCGCCGGGTGGGCGCCCGCGACACGGCGGGGACTGGGAGGAGGGATGGGCTGAGGCTGCGCGGGGGCGTCAGCCGACGGACGGGTTGATCTCCGCGGTGTCGAGAGCGGCGTCCCCGCTGCCCCACGCGCCGAGGATCTCGACGAGCTGGCCGCTGTCCATGAGCGACTGCAGCGCCGCCTGGATCGCGGCGGCGAGCTCGGTGTCGTCCTTCGCGACGACGACGCCCTGGGGCGCGCTGTCGAACA
Protein-coding sequences here:
- a CDS encoding amino acid ABC transporter permease; this translates as MTGRTPGGDAAGAPGDDPVPDRIHARPVPRPGRWISAVVLLVLAAMAANALLTNEKFRWDVVWLYFRDVTVVRGVGWTLVLTFCSMAIAIVLAVLLAIMRRSDNPVMKSVSWGYIWFFRGTPIYTQLVFWGLVSVLYPRLSLGIPFGPEFFEFRTADLFTAFVCALIGLSLNEAAYLAEIVRAGLGSVDPGQTEAAKALGMKDGKILRRIVLPQAMRVIVPPTGNETISLLKTTSLVLAVPFTLDLQYSTNAIGNRLFLPIPLLMVAAIWYLLITSVLMVGQHYIERYYGRGFGTQTAARRRGRGPRGTGGGRRKPSKQDLIAASGTTKDDPFLEVTP
- a CDS encoding amino acid ABC transporter ATP-binding protein codes for the protein MVQVEGLHKMFGDLHVLRGVDLEVPRGSVCVVLGPSGSGKSTLLRCVNELEEITGGRIRVDGELMGYREVTKDGRTRLHRLHPKVVARQRSRIGMVFQRFNLFPHMTALENVAEAPVQVQGLGKAAARARATELLERVGLADRADHYPAQLSGGQQQRVAIARALAMEPELMLFDEPTSALDPELVGEVLAVMRDLARSGMTMMVVTHEIGFAREVADAVVFMDEGVIVEQGTPDQVLGDPQHERTRSFLAHVL
- a CDS encoding TM0106 family RecB-like putative nuclease, which produces MVAGRTEADRRGGPAPAPAAIVPDPEVRVFLVDEPALRTAAADPGRTAPGGAPARERVLVHSASDLVVAADCEYRLLCRLDEQLGRAPRHDAGEDAMLARTAALGARHEREVLARFETEHGAFDPTTGRGVVRLEPPRGVSWDELVAAQARTLAALEAGADVVHQAAFFDGSFHGRADFLVRTGTDDAGTARYAVVDTKLARRAKVPALLQLAAYGDQLQAAGVPVDPDVSLVLGTRERTSHRLADLLPVFRDRRDRLVRLTAEHVARDGRAPWDDPAVRACGRCDDCRAQIDAHRDVLLVGGVYESQRARLHAAGIRTIDQLAAATDETPVPDGMSRSAFAKVRRQAALQLGTGPSDGTVVWADASGPHELSWRIDDPAPVLALPAPSPGDVFFDFEGDPLWTDEGGTSWGLDYLFGWVERPAAPADRPPFHALWAHDLAAERDALVAFVDHVNARRRTYPDLHVYHYADYERAHLLAIAARHGVYEEEVDDLLRDGVLVDLYAVVRQALHVSDRSRSIKKLEPLYMGDELRTGDVTTAAASVVAYAEYTALREAGRDDAADELLRGIADYNRYDCVSTLRLGEWLRRAVAARDDAMVGLGAGSGETRAVYHPHPRPSDAPARPATTARVSPDPAASVASPWGESAADGRGEASADGVAVRERPSAVVLEEEIREVVGEDRARRGAGEGALALYGAAAGYFRREAKPFWHEHYSRLSLPVDEWLGRRNAFLVEQAEVVSGWEVEPGRRTWSRRLALVGRLPEGSDLRVGVAPYLLYDPPLPPCAKTAADGVRGWLTGASVVDAARRATPAGERDVLVVREQLPTGAEPFDATPVALTPSPGPSAKPLEAAAEAAARGALQAWRTTGTLPLDAATDVLLRRPPRLAPETAARSAGAHVPAGADGPAGPGLPPVVDGDVVTAVTTAVERLDDSYLAVQGPPGTGKTYVGSRVVARLVAQGWRVGVVAQSHAVVENMLRAIVLGAGVPREVVAKKVAADGPSARAVYDELDGTHLAAFATQPGPRVVGGTAWDFAADRLPAGTLDLLVVDEAGQLSLATTVAVSRAARRLLLLGDPQQLPQVSQGRHPEPVDRSALGWLADGHGVLPARRGYFLPVTWRLHPRLARAVSTLAYEDKLHAHPLTAARHLDGVPPGVEQVLVEHTGNSVRSPEEAAEVVRQVETVLGRSWTTTVDGATEERPLEQGDVLVVAAYNAQVWAVRAALGAAGHPDVEVGTVDRFQGKEAPVVVVTLAASSGRDASRGLGFLLSRHRVNVAVSRAQWRAVVVRSPALTDVLPHSPRGVEELGAFLGLTGSAPLV
- a CDS encoding SRPBCC domain-containing protein, with translation MSLAPIVHELRLACPVEVAFDTYVDRIAEWWPPGYTDDAGSFSGLVVEPVVGGRVVASHGTDEKVWGRVTLWERATHLAHTFTPGQPPGRASLVRVDLRPSASGTAVRFEHGGWAPGSERVRSRFTGWPRILSRYAHLAEHPDPEK